Proteins from a genomic interval of Quercus robur chromosome 9, dhQueRobu3.1, whole genome shotgun sequence:
- the LOC126701014 gene encoding uncharacterized protein LOC126701014 has protein sequence MESSRALSREEQEELLRSKKKVKDVRHAGFQEGLDSAATSPRNDGGFWSKPASFKDKLVGEIPGAFTQAFNFGNLMEDDIDSDEEVEGLREGLVAVKFSKELKQKIRSPWYKALIVKVYGRSVGLNFLQNRLLTLWRPAGRLDCVDLTHGFFLTRFSLREDYEATLKRGPWFIGEHFLSIRPWEPDFLSATANVSSVAVWIRLNDLPIEYYHAEALLQIGKAIGNVLRVDTHTASESRGRFARLCVQVDVEKPLVTAILIGKREQPVCYEGIHKLCFGCGRIGHRKEQCPFVIRQPSSSSKKANQPDGVTEA, from the coding sequence ATGGAGAGCTCTCGTGCTCTCTCTAGGGAGGAACAAGAAGAACTTTTGCGCAGCAAGAAAAAAGTTAAAGACGTAAGGCATGCGGGTTTCCAAGAAGGGCTAGACTCAGCTGCTACATCTCCAAGGAACGATGGAGGTTTTTGGAGCAAACCAGCGTCTTTTAAAGATAAACTGGTCGGTGAAATCCCTGGAGCTTTCACTCAAGCTTTCAACTTTGGAAACCTCATGGAAGACGACATTGATTCTGATGAGGAGGTCGAAGGTCTAAGGGAAGGATTGGTGGCTGTGAAATTCTCAAAGGAGCTAAAGCAGAAGATTCGCAGCCCCTGGTACAAAGCCCTCATTGTCAAGGTTTATGGACGATCTGTGGGGTTAAATTTTCTTCAGAATAGATTGTTAACGCTGTGGAGGCCGGCTGGAAGATTGGACTGTGTGGACTTAACTCATGGGTTTTTTCTCACAAGATTTTCTTTGAGAGAAGACTATGAAGCTACATTGAAAAGGGGACCTTGGTTTATTGGAGAGCACTTTTTATCCATTAGACCTTGGGAACCAGATTTCTTATCGGCAACGGCAAACGTCTCTTCAGTGGCAGTATGGATAAGACTTAACGATCTTCCGATAGAGTACTATCATGCGGAGGCCTTGCTTCAGATAGGTAAAGCGATTGGTAATGTGTTGAGAGTGGACACACACACAGCCTCTGAATCTAGAGGGAGATTTGCTAGACTCTGCGTTCAGGTTGATGTCGAGAAGCCGCTTGTCACGGCCATATTGATAGGGAAACGTGAGCAGCCGGTGTGCTACGAGGGAATTCACAAATTATGCTTCGGTTGTGGGAGAATAGGACACCGGAAGGAGCAGTGTCCGTTTGTAATTCGTCAACCATCATCGTCGAGCAAGAAGGCTAACCAACCTGATGGGGTGACAGAGGCGTAG
- the LOC126701016 gene encoding uncharacterized protein LOC126701016, whose product MNILVWNCRGALKPSFQRNVRELTRCHNPAIFVVMETKIGGERAREITDRLPFDSAIHTETIGYAGGLWMLWNSDRVEITALANTEQEIHTVVKVRNSNSSWLFTAIYASPRVEERHVLWNNLIKVAEMHDMPWVLAGDFNEPLMDSDKFGGRAVSVSRSLLFKDCLDKCSMIDIGFSGPRFTWTNKRNIQALIQERIDRFFVNTSWCLLFPEARVVHLTRCHSDHCPVLLEMQPRVAVNRKKPFKFQTCWLSDPTFPNLVSQSWSHYPMLADAIDCFTKEAEKWNRMKFGNVFARKNNIMARLNGIQRAVAIRPSNFLLNLESELLKELDNVLNQEEKSGL is encoded by the coding sequence ATGAATATTTTAGTTTGGAACTGTAGGGGCGCTCTGAAGCCCTCTTTTCAGAGAAATGTGAGGGAATTGACTCGGTGCCATAATCCTGCAATCTTCGttgtgatggaaacaaaaattgGAGGTGAAAGGGCTAGGGAGATTACTGATCGGTTACCGTTTGATAGTGCTATCCACACAGAGACCATTGGCTATGCGGGTGGCTTGTGGATGCTGTGGAATTCTGACAGAGTGGAGATTACGGCTTTAGCTAACACGGAGCAGGAGATTCATACCGTGGTAAAGGTACGAAACTCAAACTCTAGCTGGTTGTTTACTGCaatttatgctagtcctagaGTTGAGGAAAGACATGTGTTATGGAATAACTTAATTAAAGTAGCTGAAATGCATGATATGCCTTGGGTGTTAGCTGGTGATTTTAATGAGCCGCTTATGGATAGTGATAAATTTGGGGGAAGGGCGGTCAGTGTTAGTAGATCCCTGCTTTTTAAGGATTGTCTGGACAAGTGTAGTATGATAGACATTGGGTTCTCTGGTCCGCGCTTCACGTggacaaataaaagaaatattcaagCTCTCATTCAAGAGAGGATTGATAGATTTTTTGTAAATACCAGCTGGTGCCTTCTGTTCCCTGAAGCAAGAGTGGTTCACTTGACTAGATGTCATTCGGACCATTGCCCTGTGCTTCTGGAAATGCAGCCTAGAGTTGCTGTTAATAGGAAGAAACCTTTTAAGTTCCAAACTTGCTGGTTGTCTGACCCAACCTTTCCTAATCTAGTCTCTCAATCGTGGAGTCACTATCCTATGCTTGCGGATGCTATAGATTGTTTTACTAAAGAGGCAGAGAAGTGGAATAGAATGAAATTTGGGAATGTGTTTGCtaggaaaaataatattatggCTCGCCTGAATGGTATTCAGCGGGCTGTAGCGATTAGACCTTCAAATTTCCTCCTTAATCTTGAGAGTGAGCTTCTAAAAGAGCTTGATAATGTGCTGAACCAGGAGGAGAAATCTGGGCTTTGA